Proteins from one Choloepus didactylus isolate mChoDid1 chromosome 4, mChoDid1.pri, whole genome shotgun sequence genomic window:
- the FAM214A gene encoding protein FAM214A isoform X3, protein MKPDRDTLDEYFEYDAEEFLVSLALLITEGRTPECSVKGRTESFHCPPAQSCYPVTTKHECSDKLVQCRQARRTRSEVTLLWKNNLPVMVEVMLLPDCCYDDGPTTEGIDLNDPAIKQDALLLERWILEPVPRQSGDRFIEEKTLLLAVRSFVFFSQLSAWLSVSHGAIPRNILYRISAADLDLQWNFSQTPTEHVFPVPNVSHNVALKVSVQSLPRQSNYPVLTCSIHTNIGLYEKKIQEHELKTRQHHNSKEVEQSSTNSSQRLCSKQTWTMASDSVLHVKNGTTPEYTAAVKNVKLYPSTGSKSDYGTSQANILGFSGLGDIKSHETSVRTLKSFSLINPSVSSHQSSWQSVGEANPLIGSLIQDRQEVIARIAQHLIHCDPSTSHNSGHSFNTQESSSFNSKLFRVSQENENVRKYKETSSIPSGSSEFTSSEDTSEKIKVKPEISRSETCVSNGPYSRQSLGETNPLIGSLLQERQDVIARIAQHLEHIDPTASHIPRQSFNVHDSNSFPSKVFRNLYEDKHLLEKNKDDASVSISNAKFSLTEDSREGKNLISDISFSSPKCNSKVKSSLKPQVRRNQPQENLSEIVQKTFQETQNKSTSLSTSSNMSHCKENNLDLTSRLQNTFSGCQLKEQENSNGIDKQYSDYNSIDKQICTSKSNKKIITNENCNPESLNNHQFDHSKNIDSKIKVTMLEMSGYLHKRENKCSNKDLKRPKTYEQNIQLNSTESCYYNKDNDGFKCKKPDQLKNEQEKNEPIDENSQYRSQRKDIKDSLSTCEQLKNTAVLNVPLKQSSMWRKHNFHSLDGTSTRAFHPQTGLPLLSSPVPQRKTQSGCFDLDSSLLHLKSLSSRSPQPCLNIGNDPDVHERPFLSSSAPPITSLSLLGNFEESVLNYRLDPLGIVDGFTAEVGASGVFCPTHLTLPVEVSFYSVSDDNAPSPYMGVITLESLGKRGYRVPPSGTIQVTLFNPNKTVVKMFVVTYDLRGMPANHQTFLRQRTFSVPVKQEMKRSVNKENIRHREERLLRYLIHLRFQSSKSGKIYLHRDVRLLFSRKSMEVDSGAAYELKSYTESPTNPQFSPRC, encoded by the exons ataCCCTAGATGAATATTTTGAATACGATGCAGAAGAGTTCTTGGTCTCTTTGGCTTTGCTAATCACAGAAGGACGAACACCTGAATGTTCTGTTAAAGGTCGTACGGAAAGTTTTCATTGCCCTCCAGCACAGTCCTGTTACCCAGTAACAACCAAACATGAATGTAGTGATAAGTTGGTCCAG TGTCGCCAAGCCAGAAGAACCAGGTCCGAGGTCACATTGTTGTGGAAGAATAACCTTCCAGTCATGGTGGAAGTGATGCTACTACCAGACTGCTGCTACGACGATGGGCCCACCACCGAAGGAATTGATCTAAATGATCCTGCAATTAAGCAAGATGCATTATTGTTAGAAAGATGGATCTTGGAGCCAGTTCCTCGACA GAGCGGTGATCGATTTATTGAAGAGAAGACTCTTCTGTTGGCTGTCcgctcatttgtatttttttcacagTTAAGTGCTTGGCTGAGTGTTTCTCATGGTGCTATTCCACGAAATATTCTTTACAG AATCAGTGCTGCTGATTTAGACCTACAGTGGAATTTTTCCCAGACTCCAACTGAACATGTGTTTCCTGTTCCCAACGTTTCTCACAATGTGGCTTTGAAAGTCAGCGTTCAGTCCTTGCCCAGACAATCTAATTACCCAGTTTTGACTTGTAGTATTCACACTAATATTGGActttatgagaaaaaaattcaagaacaTGAACTTAAAACCCGTCAGCACCATAATTCTAAAGAAGTAGAACAGAGTAGTACAAACAGTTCACAGCGTCTGTGTAGCAAACAAACTTGGACAATGGCATCTGATAGCGTATTACATGTAAAAAATGGCACAACTCCAGAATATACTGCAGCTGTCAAAAATGTCAAACTATATCCAAGCACTGGCAGTAAATCTGACTACGGTACATCGCAAGCCAATATTTTAGGCTTCAGTGGCTTAGGAGATATAAAGTCACATGAAACATCAGTGAgaactttaaaatcattttcattgATCAATCCCAGTGTCTCTAGCCATCAGAGTTCCTGGCAGTCAGTTGGTGAGGCTAATCCTTTAATAGGCTCTTTAATTCAGGATCGACAAGAAGTTATTGCAAGAATTGCTCAGCATTTGATTCATTGTGATCCAAGCACTTCACATAATTCTGGACATTCATTTAATACACAAGAGTCTAGTTCATTTAATTCAAAACTTTTCCGGGTTtcacaggaaaatgaaaatgtgaggaaatacaaggaaacttcctccattCCTTCTGGTAGTTCAGAATTTACCTCCTCAGAAGACACCAGtgagaaaattaaagtaaagCCAGAAATTTCTCGAAGCGAAACTTGTGTTTCTAATGGTCCTTATTCTCGGCAGTCCCTTGGTGAGACTAATCCTTTGATAGGCTCTTTACTCCAAGAGCGGCAAGATGTTATTGCAAGAATTGCACAACATTTGGAACACATTGATCCAACAGCATCACATATCCCCCGGCAGTCATTCAATGTGCATGATTCCAATTCATTTCCTTCTAAAGTGTTTAGGAATTTGTATGAAGACAAACATTTATTGGAGAAAAACAAGGATGATGCTTCTGTTTCCATTTCTAATGCAAAATTCTCCTTGACAGAAGACAGCAGAGAAGGCAAAAACCTAATATCTGATATATCTTTTAGTTCTCCTAAATGCAATAGTAAAGTGAAGTCCTCTTTGAAACCTCAAGTAAGAAGAAATCAGCCCCAGGAAAATCTTAGTGAAATTGTCCAAAAGACATTTCAGGAGACGCAGAATAAATCTACTAGTTTATCGACTTCCTCAAATATGTCTCAttgcaaagaaaataatttagattTGACAAGCAGACTGCAAAATACATTTTCTGGATGTCAACTGAAGGAGCAAGAAAATAGCAATGGAATTGATAAACAGTATTCAGATTACAACAGTATTGACAAACAGATTTGCACaagtaaatctaacaaaaaaataataacaaatgagAATTGTAATCCAGAATCTTTAAACAATCACCAGTTtgatcattcaaaaaatattgacTCTAAAATAAAAGTTACTATGTTGGAAATGTCCGGATATTTGCACAAACGTGaaaataaatgctcaaataaagATTTGAAAAGGCCCAAGACTTATGAACAAAATATACAACTTAATAGTACAGAAAGTTGTTACTATAATAAAGATAATGATGGTTTCAAATGCAAAAAGCcagaccaattaaaaaatgaacaggaaaaaaatgagcCAATTGATGAAAATTCTCAATACCGTTCCCAgagaaaggatataaaagactctTTATCTACATGTGAACAACTGAAAAATACAGCAGTTCTG AATGTCCCACTGAAACAATCAAGTATGTGGCGAAAACATAATTTTCATTCCTTGGATGGAACCTCAACCAGGGCCTTCCATCCTCAAACTGGATTGCCTCTTCTTTCAAGTCCt GTTCCTCAAAGGAAAACACAGTCAGGTTGTTTTGATCTGGATTCTTCATTACTCCATCTGAAAAGCTTGTCATCTAGAAG tccTCAGCCATGTTTAAACATTGGAAATGATCCAGATGTTCATGAAAGACCATTTTTGAGTTCTAGTGCTCCACCTATAACAAGTCTTAGTCTCCTAGGAAATTTTGAG GAATCTGTGTTGAATTATCGTTTAGATCCTCTCGGCATTGTTGATGGTTTTACTGCCGAGGTGGGGGCAAGTGGTGTTTTCTGCCCCACACATTTGACTCTTCCTGTTGAAGTGTCATTCTACAGTGTTTCAGATGATAATGCTCCCTCTCCTTATATG ggTGTGATTACTTTAGAGTCCCTTGGTAAAAGGGGTTATCGAGTACCTCCTTCAGGAACGATACAAGTG ACCTTATTTAATCCTAATAAGACTGTGGTGAAGATGTTTGTTGTGACATATGACTTGCGAGGTATGCCAGCCAATCATCAGACATTCCTTCGACAAAGAACTTTTTCTGTACCTGTTAAACAAGAAATGAAGAGAAGTGTTAATAAAGAGAACATCCGACATAGAGAAGAACGGTTATTACGCTACCTCATACATCTGAG gttCCAGAGTTCCAAATCTGGAAAGATCTACCTCCATAGAGATGTACGGCTCCTGTTCTCTAGAAAGTCAATGGAAGTTGATAGCGGTGCTGCATATGAACTCAAATCTTACACTGAATCACCGACAAATCCTCAGTTTTCACCAAGATGTTAA
- the FAM214A gene encoding protein FAM214A isoform X1 — translation MVFSGNKGLHREDTLDEYFEYDAEEFLVSLALLITEGRTPECSVKGRTESFHCPPAQSCYPVTTKHECSDKLVQCRQARRTRSEVTLLWKNNLPVMVEVMLLPDCCYDDGPTTEGIDLNDPAIKQDALLLERWILEPVPRQSGDRFIEEKTLLLAVRSFVFFSQLSAWLSVSHGAIPRNILYRISAADLDLQWNFSQTPTEHVFPVPNVSHNVALKVSVQSLPRQSNYPVLTCSIHTNIGLYEKKIQEHELKTRQHHNSKEVEQSSTNSSQRLCSKQTWTMASDSVLHVKNGTTPEYTAAVKNVKLYPSTGSKSDYGTSQANILGFSGLGDIKSHETSVRTLKSFSLINPSVSSHQSSWQSVGEANPLIGSLIQDRQEVIARIAQHLIHCDPSTSHNSGHSFNTQESSSFNSKLFRVSQENENVRKYKETSSIPSGSSEFTSSEDTSEKIKVKPEISRSETCVSNGPYSRQSLGETNPLIGSLLQERQDVIARIAQHLEHIDPTASHIPRQSFNVHDSNSFPSKVFRNLYEDKHLLEKNKDDASVSISNAKFSLTEDSREGKNLISDISFSSPKCNSKVKSSLKPQVRRNQPQENLSEIVQKTFQETQNKSTSLSTSSNMSHCKENNLDLTSRLQNTFSGCQLKEQENSNGIDKQYSDYNSIDKQICTSKSNKKIITNENCNPESLNNHQFDHSKNIDSKIKVTMLEMSGYLHKRENKCSNKDLKRPKTYEQNIQLNSTESCYYNKDNDGFKCKKPDQLKNEQEKNEPIDENSQYRSQRKDIKDSLSTCEQLKNTAVLNVPLKQSSMWRKHNFHSLDGTSTRAFHPQTGLPLLSSPVPQRKTQSGCFDLDSSLLHLKSLSSRSPQPCLNIGNDPDVHERPFLSSSAPPITSLSLLGNFEESVLNYRLDPLGIVDGFTAEVGASGVFCPTHLTLPVEVSFYSVSDDNAPSPYMGVITLESLGKRGYRVPPSGTIQVTLFNPNKTVVKMFVVTYDLRGMPANHQTFLRQRTFSVPVKQEMKRSVNKENIRHREERLLRYLIHLRFQSSKSGKIYLHRDVRLLFSRKSMEVDSGAAYELKSYTESPTNPQFSPRC, via the exons ataCCCTAGATGAATATTTTGAATACGATGCAGAAGAGTTCTTGGTCTCTTTGGCTTTGCTAATCACAGAAGGACGAACACCTGAATGTTCTGTTAAAGGTCGTACGGAAAGTTTTCATTGCCCTCCAGCACAGTCCTGTTACCCAGTAACAACCAAACATGAATGTAGTGATAAGTTGGTCCAG TGTCGCCAAGCCAGAAGAACCAGGTCCGAGGTCACATTGTTGTGGAAGAATAACCTTCCAGTCATGGTGGAAGTGATGCTACTACCAGACTGCTGCTACGACGATGGGCCCACCACCGAAGGAATTGATCTAAATGATCCTGCAATTAAGCAAGATGCATTATTGTTAGAAAGATGGATCTTGGAGCCAGTTCCTCGACA GAGCGGTGATCGATTTATTGAAGAGAAGACTCTTCTGTTGGCTGTCcgctcatttgtatttttttcacagTTAAGTGCTTGGCTGAGTGTTTCTCATGGTGCTATTCCACGAAATATTCTTTACAG AATCAGTGCTGCTGATTTAGACCTACAGTGGAATTTTTCCCAGACTCCAACTGAACATGTGTTTCCTGTTCCCAACGTTTCTCACAATGTGGCTTTGAAAGTCAGCGTTCAGTCCTTGCCCAGACAATCTAATTACCCAGTTTTGACTTGTAGTATTCACACTAATATTGGActttatgagaaaaaaattcaagaacaTGAACTTAAAACCCGTCAGCACCATAATTCTAAAGAAGTAGAACAGAGTAGTACAAACAGTTCACAGCGTCTGTGTAGCAAACAAACTTGGACAATGGCATCTGATAGCGTATTACATGTAAAAAATGGCACAACTCCAGAATATACTGCAGCTGTCAAAAATGTCAAACTATATCCAAGCACTGGCAGTAAATCTGACTACGGTACATCGCAAGCCAATATTTTAGGCTTCAGTGGCTTAGGAGATATAAAGTCACATGAAACATCAGTGAgaactttaaaatcattttcattgATCAATCCCAGTGTCTCTAGCCATCAGAGTTCCTGGCAGTCAGTTGGTGAGGCTAATCCTTTAATAGGCTCTTTAATTCAGGATCGACAAGAAGTTATTGCAAGAATTGCTCAGCATTTGATTCATTGTGATCCAAGCACTTCACATAATTCTGGACATTCATTTAATACACAAGAGTCTAGTTCATTTAATTCAAAACTTTTCCGGGTTtcacaggaaaatgaaaatgtgaggaaatacaaggaaacttcctccattCCTTCTGGTAGTTCAGAATTTACCTCCTCAGAAGACACCAGtgagaaaattaaagtaaagCCAGAAATTTCTCGAAGCGAAACTTGTGTTTCTAATGGTCCTTATTCTCGGCAGTCCCTTGGTGAGACTAATCCTTTGATAGGCTCTTTACTCCAAGAGCGGCAAGATGTTATTGCAAGAATTGCACAACATTTGGAACACATTGATCCAACAGCATCACATATCCCCCGGCAGTCATTCAATGTGCATGATTCCAATTCATTTCCTTCTAAAGTGTTTAGGAATTTGTATGAAGACAAACATTTATTGGAGAAAAACAAGGATGATGCTTCTGTTTCCATTTCTAATGCAAAATTCTCCTTGACAGAAGACAGCAGAGAAGGCAAAAACCTAATATCTGATATATCTTTTAGTTCTCCTAAATGCAATAGTAAAGTGAAGTCCTCTTTGAAACCTCAAGTAAGAAGAAATCAGCCCCAGGAAAATCTTAGTGAAATTGTCCAAAAGACATTTCAGGAGACGCAGAATAAATCTACTAGTTTATCGACTTCCTCAAATATGTCTCAttgcaaagaaaataatttagattTGACAAGCAGACTGCAAAATACATTTTCTGGATGTCAACTGAAGGAGCAAGAAAATAGCAATGGAATTGATAAACAGTATTCAGATTACAACAGTATTGACAAACAGATTTGCACaagtaaatctaacaaaaaaataataacaaatgagAATTGTAATCCAGAATCTTTAAACAATCACCAGTTtgatcattcaaaaaatattgacTCTAAAATAAAAGTTACTATGTTGGAAATGTCCGGATATTTGCACAAACGTGaaaataaatgctcaaataaagATTTGAAAAGGCCCAAGACTTATGAACAAAATATACAACTTAATAGTACAGAAAGTTGTTACTATAATAAAGATAATGATGGTTTCAAATGCAAAAAGCcagaccaattaaaaaatgaacaggaaaaaaatgagcCAATTGATGAAAATTCTCAATACCGTTCCCAgagaaaggatataaaagactctTTATCTACATGTGAACAACTGAAAAATACAGCAGTTCTG AATGTCCCACTGAAACAATCAAGTATGTGGCGAAAACATAATTTTCATTCCTTGGATGGAACCTCAACCAGGGCCTTCCATCCTCAAACTGGATTGCCTCTTCTTTCAAGTCCt GTTCCTCAAAGGAAAACACAGTCAGGTTGTTTTGATCTGGATTCTTCATTACTCCATCTGAAAAGCTTGTCATCTAGAAG tccTCAGCCATGTTTAAACATTGGAAATGATCCAGATGTTCATGAAAGACCATTTTTGAGTTCTAGTGCTCCACCTATAACAAGTCTTAGTCTCCTAGGAAATTTTGAG GAATCTGTGTTGAATTATCGTTTAGATCCTCTCGGCATTGTTGATGGTTTTACTGCCGAGGTGGGGGCAAGTGGTGTTTTCTGCCCCACACATTTGACTCTTCCTGTTGAAGTGTCATTCTACAGTGTTTCAGATGATAATGCTCCCTCTCCTTATATG ggTGTGATTACTTTAGAGTCCCTTGGTAAAAGGGGTTATCGAGTACCTCCTTCAGGAACGATACAAGTG ACCTTATTTAATCCTAATAAGACTGTGGTGAAGATGTTTGTTGTGACATATGACTTGCGAGGTATGCCAGCCAATCATCAGACATTCCTTCGACAAAGAACTTTTTCTGTACCTGTTAAACAAGAAATGAAGAGAAGTGTTAATAAAGAGAACATCCGACATAGAGAAGAACGGTTATTACGCTACCTCATACATCTGAG gttCCAGAGTTCCAAATCTGGAAAGATCTACCTCCATAGAGATGTACGGCTCCTGTTCTCTAGAAAGTCAATGGAAGTTGATAGCGGTGCTGCATATGAACTCAAATCTTACACTGAATCACCGACAAATCCTCAGTTTTCACCAAGATGTTAA
- the FAM214A gene encoding protein FAM214A isoform X2: protein MKNLFLPNTLDEYFEYDAEEFLVSLALLITEGRTPECSVKGRTESFHCPPAQSCYPVTTKHECSDKLVQCRQARRTRSEVTLLWKNNLPVMVEVMLLPDCCYDDGPTTEGIDLNDPAIKQDALLLERWILEPVPRQSGDRFIEEKTLLLAVRSFVFFSQLSAWLSVSHGAIPRNILYRISAADLDLQWNFSQTPTEHVFPVPNVSHNVALKVSVQSLPRQSNYPVLTCSIHTNIGLYEKKIQEHELKTRQHHNSKEVEQSSTNSSQRLCSKQTWTMASDSVLHVKNGTTPEYTAAVKNVKLYPSTGSKSDYGTSQANILGFSGLGDIKSHETSVRTLKSFSLINPSVSSHQSSWQSVGEANPLIGSLIQDRQEVIARIAQHLIHCDPSTSHNSGHSFNTQESSSFNSKLFRVSQENENVRKYKETSSIPSGSSEFTSSEDTSEKIKVKPEISRSETCVSNGPYSRQSLGETNPLIGSLLQERQDVIARIAQHLEHIDPTASHIPRQSFNVHDSNSFPSKVFRNLYEDKHLLEKNKDDASVSISNAKFSLTEDSREGKNLISDISFSSPKCNSKVKSSLKPQVRRNQPQENLSEIVQKTFQETQNKSTSLSTSSNMSHCKENNLDLTSRLQNTFSGCQLKEQENSNGIDKQYSDYNSIDKQICTSKSNKKIITNENCNPESLNNHQFDHSKNIDSKIKVTMLEMSGYLHKRENKCSNKDLKRPKTYEQNIQLNSTESCYYNKDNDGFKCKKPDQLKNEQEKNEPIDENSQYRSQRKDIKDSLSTCEQLKNTAVLNVPLKQSSMWRKHNFHSLDGTSTRAFHPQTGLPLLSSPVPQRKTQSGCFDLDSSLLHLKSLSSRSPQPCLNIGNDPDVHERPFLSSSAPPITSLSLLGNFEESVLNYRLDPLGIVDGFTAEVGASGVFCPTHLTLPVEVSFYSVSDDNAPSPYMGVITLESLGKRGYRVPPSGTIQVTLFNPNKTVVKMFVVTYDLRGMPANHQTFLRQRTFSVPVKQEMKRSVNKENIRHREERLLRYLIHLRFQSSKSGKIYLHRDVRLLFSRKSMEVDSGAAYELKSYTESPTNPQFSPRC from the exons ataCCCTAGATGAATATTTTGAATACGATGCAGAAGAGTTCTTGGTCTCTTTGGCTTTGCTAATCACAGAAGGACGAACACCTGAATGTTCTGTTAAAGGTCGTACGGAAAGTTTTCATTGCCCTCCAGCACAGTCCTGTTACCCAGTAACAACCAAACATGAATGTAGTGATAAGTTGGTCCAG TGTCGCCAAGCCAGAAGAACCAGGTCCGAGGTCACATTGTTGTGGAAGAATAACCTTCCAGTCATGGTGGAAGTGATGCTACTACCAGACTGCTGCTACGACGATGGGCCCACCACCGAAGGAATTGATCTAAATGATCCTGCAATTAAGCAAGATGCATTATTGTTAGAAAGATGGATCTTGGAGCCAGTTCCTCGACA GAGCGGTGATCGATTTATTGAAGAGAAGACTCTTCTGTTGGCTGTCcgctcatttgtatttttttcacagTTAAGTGCTTGGCTGAGTGTTTCTCATGGTGCTATTCCACGAAATATTCTTTACAG AATCAGTGCTGCTGATTTAGACCTACAGTGGAATTTTTCCCAGACTCCAACTGAACATGTGTTTCCTGTTCCCAACGTTTCTCACAATGTGGCTTTGAAAGTCAGCGTTCAGTCCTTGCCCAGACAATCTAATTACCCAGTTTTGACTTGTAGTATTCACACTAATATTGGActttatgagaaaaaaattcaagaacaTGAACTTAAAACCCGTCAGCACCATAATTCTAAAGAAGTAGAACAGAGTAGTACAAACAGTTCACAGCGTCTGTGTAGCAAACAAACTTGGACAATGGCATCTGATAGCGTATTACATGTAAAAAATGGCACAACTCCAGAATATACTGCAGCTGTCAAAAATGTCAAACTATATCCAAGCACTGGCAGTAAATCTGACTACGGTACATCGCAAGCCAATATTTTAGGCTTCAGTGGCTTAGGAGATATAAAGTCACATGAAACATCAGTGAgaactttaaaatcattttcattgATCAATCCCAGTGTCTCTAGCCATCAGAGTTCCTGGCAGTCAGTTGGTGAGGCTAATCCTTTAATAGGCTCTTTAATTCAGGATCGACAAGAAGTTATTGCAAGAATTGCTCAGCATTTGATTCATTGTGATCCAAGCACTTCACATAATTCTGGACATTCATTTAATACACAAGAGTCTAGTTCATTTAATTCAAAACTTTTCCGGGTTtcacaggaaaatgaaaatgtgaggaaatacaaggaaacttcctccattCCTTCTGGTAGTTCAGAATTTACCTCCTCAGAAGACACCAGtgagaaaattaaagtaaagCCAGAAATTTCTCGAAGCGAAACTTGTGTTTCTAATGGTCCTTATTCTCGGCAGTCCCTTGGTGAGACTAATCCTTTGATAGGCTCTTTACTCCAAGAGCGGCAAGATGTTATTGCAAGAATTGCACAACATTTGGAACACATTGATCCAACAGCATCACATATCCCCCGGCAGTCATTCAATGTGCATGATTCCAATTCATTTCCTTCTAAAGTGTTTAGGAATTTGTATGAAGACAAACATTTATTGGAGAAAAACAAGGATGATGCTTCTGTTTCCATTTCTAATGCAAAATTCTCCTTGACAGAAGACAGCAGAGAAGGCAAAAACCTAATATCTGATATATCTTTTAGTTCTCCTAAATGCAATAGTAAAGTGAAGTCCTCTTTGAAACCTCAAGTAAGAAGAAATCAGCCCCAGGAAAATCTTAGTGAAATTGTCCAAAAGACATTTCAGGAGACGCAGAATAAATCTACTAGTTTATCGACTTCCTCAAATATGTCTCAttgcaaagaaaataatttagattTGACAAGCAGACTGCAAAATACATTTTCTGGATGTCAACTGAAGGAGCAAGAAAATAGCAATGGAATTGATAAACAGTATTCAGATTACAACAGTATTGACAAACAGATTTGCACaagtaaatctaacaaaaaaataataacaaatgagAATTGTAATCCAGAATCTTTAAACAATCACCAGTTtgatcattcaaaaaatattgacTCTAAAATAAAAGTTACTATGTTGGAAATGTCCGGATATTTGCACAAACGTGaaaataaatgctcaaataaagATTTGAAAAGGCCCAAGACTTATGAACAAAATATACAACTTAATAGTACAGAAAGTTGTTACTATAATAAAGATAATGATGGTTTCAAATGCAAAAAGCcagaccaattaaaaaatgaacaggaaaaaaatgagcCAATTGATGAAAATTCTCAATACCGTTCCCAgagaaaggatataaaagactctTTATCTACATGTGAACAACTGAAAAATACAGCAGTTCTG AATGTCCCACTGAAACAATCAAGTATGTGGCGAAAACATAATTTTCATTCCTTGGATGGAACCTCAACCAGGGCCTTCCATCCTCAAACTGGATTGCCTCTTCTTTCAAGTCCt GTTCCTCAAAGGAAAACACAGTCAGGTTGTTTTGATCTGGATTCTTCATTACTCCATCTGAAAAGCTTGTCATCTAGAAG tccTCAGCCATGTTTAAACATTGGAAATGATCCAGATGTTCATGAAAGACCATTTTTGAGTTCTAGTGCTCCACCTATAACAAGTCTTAGTCTCCTAGGAAATTTTGAG GAATCTGTGTTGAATTATCGTTTAGATCCTCTCGGCATTGTTGATGGTTTTACTGCCGAGGTGGGGGCAAGTGGTGTTTTCTGCCCCACACATTTGACTCTTCCTGTTGAAGTGTCATTCTACAGTGTTTCAGATGATAATGCTCCCTCTCCTTATATG ggTGTGATTACTTTAGAGTCCCTTGGTAAAAGGGGTTATCGAGTACCTCCTTCAGGAACGATACAAGTG ACCTTATTTAATCCTAATAAGACTGTGGTGAAGATGTTTGTTGTGACATATGACTTGCGAGGTATGCCAGCCAATCATCAGACATTCCTTCGACAAAGAACTTTTTCTGTACCTGTTAAACAAGAAATGAAGAGAAGTGTTAATAAAGAGAACATCCGACATAGAGAAGAACGGTTATTACGCTACCTCATACATCTGAG gttCCAGAGTTCCAAATCTGGAAAGATCTACCTCCATAGAGATGTACGGCTCCTGTTCTCTAGAAAGTCAATGGAAGTTGATAGCGGTGCTGCATATGAACTCAAATCTTACACTGAATCACCGACAAATCCTCAGTTTTCACCAAGATGTTAA